A single window of Acanthopagrus latus isolate v.2019 chromosome 1, fAcaLat1.1, whole genome shotgun sequence DNA harbors:
- the LOC119025274 gene encoding pre-B-cell leukemia transcription factor 1-like — MEDQARMMLGHIGLTGLSQEDVCDPDILRKHQNLGQPQQDIGDILQQIMTITDESLDEAQARKHALNCHRMKPALFNVLCEVKERTALSVRGIQEEDGPDPQIMRLDNMLLAEGVTGPDRGGGSAAAAAVAVAAGGSPNDQSLQNTEYREKLAHIRQMYHTELEKYEQACNEFTDHVMNLLREQSRTRPVSPKEIERMVGIIHRKFSTIQMQLKQSTCEAVMILRSRFLDARRKRRNFSKQAAEILNEYFYAHLANPYPSEEAKEELAKKCSITVSQVANWFGNKRIRYKKNMSKLQDEANLYTRKSAASVSSQASQANSPATPNSGGYPASCYTPDGR, encoded by the exons ATGGAGGACCAGGCCCGCATGATGTTGGGTCACATTGGACTAACTGGACTGTCTCAGGAGGATGTGTGCGATCCTGACATCTTACGGAAACACCAGAACTTGGGTCAGCCGCAGCAGGACATTGGTGACATCCTCCAGCAGATCATGACCATCACAGATGAGAGTCTGGATGAGGCCCAGGCCAG GAAACATGCTTTAAACTGCCACAGAATGAAGCCAGCCCTCTTCAATGTCCTGTGTGAGGTCAAAGAGAGGACAG CCCTGAGTGTCCGAGGCATCCAAGAAGAGGACGGTCCGGACCCTCAGATCATGCGTCTGGACAACATGCTCTTAGCGGAGGGCGTCACCGGTCCAGACAGGGGCGGAGGGTccgcagcggcagcagcagttgCCGTGGCAGCTGGAGGGTCGCCTAATGATCAGAGCttacaaaacactgaatacagAGAGAAGCTCGCTCACATACGACAGATGTACCACACTGAGCTGGAGAAATATGAACAG gcTTGCAACGAATTCACAGACCACGTGATGAACCTGCTGAGGGAACAGTCTCGTACGCGACCCGTCTCACCCAAAGAGATCGAGCGAATGGTGGGAATCATCCATCGCAAGTTCAGCACTATCCAGATGCAGCTGAAGCAGAGCACGTGTGAAGCTGTCATGATCCTTCGCTCCAGGTTCCTGGATGCCAG GCGGAAACGAAGAAACTTCAGCAAGCAGGCAGCGGAGATTTTGAATGAATATTTTTATGCCCACCTGGCAAACCCATACCCCAGTGAGGAGGCCAAGGAGGAGCTCGCCAAGAAGTGTTCCATCACTGTGTCTCAG GTGGCCAACTGGTTTGGAAACAAGAGGATTCGGTACAAGAAGAACATGTCAAAGCTCCAGGATGAAGCTAACCTGTATACCAGGAAGTCAGCTGCCAGTGTGTCTTCCCAGGCGAGCCAAGCCAACTCCCCAGCGACGCCAAATTCAG GAGGATACCCGGCCTCGTGTTACACTCCTGAtgggaggtga